The Longimicrobium sp. genome segment GGGCCGCGCGGGGGAGGGGGCACCCCGCCATGTCACGATCCGGGAGCGGCGGGCGTTCTCGCGACGCAGTTCGTCCCGCCGGGGAACATTCGCTCCCGCAGCGCCGTAGCAGCGGACCCGGCCGGGCGCCCGGCCTCCCCCATCTCGCAAACCGTCCCGAACACCCCGCGTGAAGACCGCATTCCTCGCCGCCTCGCTCGCCGCCGCCGCGCTGGCCGCGCACCCCGCCGCCGCGCAGCGCGAGATGTACGGGCTCGGCGGCTCCGCCAACGACGGGCGCAGGCAGTTCGAGGCGGAGGCCCGGCAGCAGGTGGGCGCCCTCCTGGCAGACTTCGAGTCGGCGTGGGGGAGCGACGACCCCCGCGCGCTCACCGAGCTCTACGCCGGGAGCGCCACCTTCTACCCGGCCGAGGGGGGCATGCTCACCGGCCGCGGCAGCATCCGCGACTACTTCGCGCGGCTGCTGCCGAAGGTGGAGCCGGTGCGCACCTCGGTGGTGGAGTTCAAGGTGAGCGGCGACCTGGCCTTCGCCACGGTGCAG includes the following:
- a CDS encoding nuclear transport factor 2 family protein, with translation MKTAFLAASLAAAALAAHPAAAQREMYGLGGSANDGRRQFEAEARQQVGALLADFESAWGSDDPRALTELYAGSATFYPAEGGMLTGRGSIRDYFARLLPKVEPVRTSVVEFKVSGDLAFATVQVAYKVRDAAGAERSFIGTDVFVLRKAWAAPWSIVSHYAKPESLAAPAAAATADTAGGAPRAAPDE